Proteins co-encoded in one Arachis hypogaea cultivar Tifrunner chromosome 13, arahy.Tifrunner.gnm2.J5K5, whole genome shotgun sequence genomic window:
- the LOC140177553 gene encoding uncharacterized protein, with protein MDEVHEGVCETHIGGRSLASKILRAGYYWPTLQQDCMHKVQHCDYCQRHAPVIHNPVEQLHSSEGLKKKLEDSKGEWAELIPEVLWSYNTTEQSSTKEIPFRLMYGCDAMLPVEISLQSPRTASVNEDDNIENRRTELDLVKENQNKSTLQQLAAKRAIAWKYNKKLKPRTFLEGDLILRKIEDVQKPPGHGKLSTNWEGPFRICKVIGKGAYKIQTLDGTILPNNWNISSLKLYYS; from the exons ATGGACGAGGTACACGAAGGCGTTTGTGAAACGCATATAGGAGGACGAAGTTTAGCTTCCAAGATCCTCCGAGCAGGCTACTACTGGCCAACTTTGCAACAAGATTGCATGCATAAAGTTCAACATTGTGACTATTGCCAACGTCACGCACCAGTCATCCATAATCCAGTCGAGCAGTTGCATTCATCAGAG GGGCTCAAGAAGAAGCTTGAAGATTCCAAAGGAGAATGGGCCGAGCTCATCCCAGAAGTACTATGGAGCTATAACACAACAGAGCAATCCTCAACGAAAGAAATCCCTTTTAGGCTGATGTACGGATGTGATGCCATGCTACCTGTCGAAATCTCCTTACAATCTCCCAGAACTGCAAGCGTCAATGAAGACGACAACATTGAAAACAGAAGAACCGAGCTTGACCTCGtcaaagaaaatcaaaacaagtCAACACTTCAACAGCTTGCAGCAAAACGAGCTATAGCTTGGAAgtacaacaagaaactcaagccGAGAACATTCTTAGAGGGCGACCTCATCCTCAGAAAAATAGAAGACGTACAAAAGCCACCAGGACATGGCAAGCTAAGCACCAATTGGGAAGGCCCATTCCGGATTTGCAAAGTCATCGGCAAAGGAGCATACAAAATACAAACACTTGATGGCACAATACTACCAAATAATTGGAACATTTCTTCTTTAAAACTGTATTACAGTTAG
- the LOC140177924 gene encoding uncharacterized protein isoform X2, translated as MSKKVEKAPKVTSSSLKAFFRAKNVDKEGSSIHAKVEKGAEVNQPSPTKKVNYKQKRGDGKKEKVVYLAGDKFGGKEVDLDQVKRFTENQKELHGYKGDKDLTSLWSEHFPLLMVADEYCQSLADIRLVQDVGDIGVCQYL; from the coding sequence TTGAGAAGGCTCCGAAAGTGACATCGAGCAGTTTGAAGGCATTCTTCCGAGCGAAGAATGTGGATAAAGAAGGGTCTAGTATTCATGCGAAGGTTGAGAAAGGAGCCGAGGTTAATCAGCCTTCTCCTACTAAGAAAGTAAATTATAAGCAAAAGAGGGGAGATGGCAAGAAAGAAAAGGTGGTGTATTTGGCTGGTGACAAATTTGGCGGGAAGGAGGTCGACTTGGATCAGGTAAAGAGGTTTACCGAAAATCAAAAGGAACTGCATGGTTATAAGGGAGATAAGGATCTCACCTCACTATGGAGTGAGCATTTTCCTCTGTTGATGGTTGCCGATGAATATTGTCAAAGCCTCGCCGATATCAGACTGGTTCAGGACGTTGGTGACATTGGCGTTTGTCAATATCTTTAG
- the LOC140177924 gene encoding uncharacterized protein isoform X1, producing MSIGRTQELKHARDLFDKVVVDQLMQDNLVKGNKLRTALDLVDSLQEKLTAAENVRKTFDEEKIALEARLAVLVAKKKKLKTDKEDHSLEMFAAGFERTVEQAKLLAPAADLSAMDPCKVVVGEELVEDDEDGIEGEGENPDAP from the coding sequence ATGTCTATCGGCCGAACTCAGGAGTTAAAACATGCCAGGGACTTGTTTGACAAAGTTGTTGTGGACCAGCTGATGCAGGATAATTTGGTTAAAGGTAACAAACTTCGCACTGCTTTGGATTTGGTGGACTCTTTGCAAGAGAAGCTAACTGCTGCCGAGAATGTCAGAAAGACATTTGATGAAGAAAAAATTGCTTTGGAGGCTAGGCTGGCTGTGCTGGTTGCTAAGAAGAAAAAGCTCAAGACTGACAAAGAAGACCACAGCCTTGAGATGTTCGCTGCTGGATTTGAGAGGACTGTTGAGCAAGCGAAACTTCTGGCGCCTGCTGCTGATTTGTCTGCAATGGATCCGTGTAAGGTTGTTGTTGGCGAGGAGTTAGTTGAGGATGATGAAGATGGTATTGAGGGGGAGGGTGAGAACCCAGATGCCCCGTGA
- the LOC112738026 gene encoding probable pectinesterase 53 gives MSNFHSIFHVTLLFLLVLQNPRATECHTKGIRPGRSSVGSVIPINRTRAQLSEEQFMRWVKFVGGLKHSVFGIAMNKLFPSHTLHVSKKHGKGGFSSIQSAVDSLPFINLVRVVIKVHAGVYTEKVNIPPLKSFITIEGEGADKTIVEWGDTADKAAPGTKGQLLGTFGSATFAVNSAYFIAKNITFKNTAPVPRNGAVGKQAVALRISGDTAMFLGCKFLGAQDTLYDHLGRHYYKDCYIEGSVDFIFGNALSLFEGCHVHAIAQNVGAVTAQGRSSILEDTGFSFVHCKVTGSGALYLGRAWGPFSRVVFAYTYMDNIIIPKGWYNWGDPNREMTVFYGQYKCTGPGASFAGRVAWSRELTDQEAKPFISLAYIDGSEWIKSLF, from the exons ATGTCAAATTTTCATTCCATTTTCCATGTGACATTACTCTTTCTTCTTGTTCTGCAAAATCCAAGAGCAACAGAATGCCACACCAAGGGAATTCGACCGGGGCgttcttctgtggggagtgtgATTCCCATAAACAGAACACGAGCCCAATTATCAGAAGAGCAGTTCATGAGATGGGTCAAGTTCGTCGGTGGCCTCAAACACTCTGTCTTCGGCATTGCCATGAACAAGCTCTTCCCTTCTCACACACTTCACGTTTCCAAGAAACACGGCAAAGGAGGCTTCTCTTCTATTCAATCAGCCGTTGATTCTCTTCCATTCATCAACCTTGTTAGAGTTGTAATTAAGGTCCATGCAGGGGTTTACAC AGAGAAAGTTAACATTCCACCATTGAAATCGTTCATAACGATAGAAGGAGAAGGCGCAGATAAGACGATAGTTGAATGGGGTGATACTGCTGATAAGGCGGCACCTGGGACTAAAGGGCAATTACTAGGAACCTTTGGCTCTGCCACATTCGCGGTGAATTCAGCTTACTTCATAGCCAAGAACATCACATTCAAGAACACGGCACCCGTTCCGAGGAACGGAGCAGTGGGGAAGCAGGCAGTGGCGCTGAGAATTTCAGGAGACACAGCCATGTTTCTTGGATGCAAATTCTTGGGAGCACAGGACACACTGTATGATCACCTTGGGAGGCATTACTACAAGGATTGTTACATTGAAGGGTCCGTTGATTTCATATTCGGCAACGCGCTCTCTTTGTTTGAG GGGTGTCACGTGCATGCAATAGCACAGAATGTAGGGGCAGTAACAGCGCAAGGGAGGAGCAGCATATTGGAGGACACGGGGTTCTCATTTGTGCACTGCAAGGTCACGGGGTCAGGGGCTCTGTACCTTGGAAGGGCATGGGGTCCCTTCTCTCGTGTTGTCTTTGCTTACACCTACATGGACAATATCATCATTCCCAAAGGCTGGTATAACTGGGGCGACCCCAACCGTGAAAT GACTGTATTCTATGGGCAATACAAATGCACAGGACCTGGAGCAAGCTTTGCTGGGAGAGTAGCATGGTCAAGGGAACTCACTGATCAGGAAGCTAAACCATTTATTTCACTTGCCTACATTGATGGCTCTGAGTGGATCAAATCCCTTTTTTGA
- the LOC112738027 gene encoding protein IQ-domain 26, producing the protein MGRATRWFKSLFGIKRDKERSHNSNSTTKLWGSSHSRSDSGVLCHNPATIPPNISPAEAAWLESFYSKTEREQNKHAIAVAAATAAAADAAVAAAQAAVAVVRLTSHGRDSLFGGHEKFAAVKIQTVFRGFLARKALRALKGLVKIQAIVRGYLVRKQAAETLHGMQALVRAQAAILSHKYGRGLRHIRNDAYWLPTQARRSLERFDETRTEYRGPSESRRLSSSFDATMNSSYDGSPKIVEVDTGRPKSRSRRTNISMSDFGDDPLFSSPLPVPCRDWGLTGEEGRLWTAQSTPRLNSCSCGVFIDSSLLKGQQAPNYMANTESFKAKKRSQSAPRQRGEASPSPRNSLSGVGMSKIHLKNAVMAKLEMSAEFCNPHKMRHT; encoded by the exons ATGGGGAGAGCCACAAGGTGGTTTAAGAGCTTGTTTGGGATCAAGAGAGACAAAGAGCGCAGCCATAATTCAAATTCTACCACCAAGTTGTGGGGTTCTTCTCATTCACGCTCAGATTCCGGAGTTTTGTGTCACAATCCGGCAACCATTCCACCCAACATTTCTCCTGCAGAGGCTGCTTGGTTGGAGTCCTTCTACTCCAAAACAGAGAGGGAGCAGAACAAGCATGCCATCGCAGttgctgccgccacagccgcagCAGCCGATGCAGCAGTGGCTGCCGCTCAGGCCGCTGTGGCAGTTGTGAGGCTAACTAGCCACGGAAGAGACAGCTTGTTTGGTGGGCATGAGAAGTTTGCAGCTGTGAAGATCCAAACCGTTTTTAGGGGATTCTTG GCAAGGAAGGCACTAAGGGCCTTAAAGGGTTTGGTGAAGATACAAGCCATTGTGAGAGGGTACTTGGTGAGGAAGCAAGCAGCAGAAACGCTGCATGGTATGCAGGCTCTTGTTAGAGCTCAGGCTGCAATTCTCTCTCACAAATATGGCCGCGGACTCAGACACATAAGGAATGATGCTTATTGGTTGCCTACACAAGCAAGAAGATCCTTG GAAAGGTTTGATGAGACAAGGACAGAGTATAGAGGTCCAAGCGAGAGCAGAAGGCTATCATCATCATTTGATGCAACAATGAATAGCAGCTATGACGGCAGCCCAAAAATAGTGGAAGTGGACACTGGCAGGCCTAAGTCAAGGTCTCGGAGGACCAACATATCAATGTCTGATTTTGGGGATGACCCTTTGTTTTCATCTCCCTTGCCAGTCCCGTGCCGCGATTGGGGACTAACGGGGGAAGAGGGGAGGTTGTGGACGGCGCAGAGCACGCCGCGCTTGAACAGTTGTAGTTGTGGTGTTTTCATCGATAGTAGCTTGTTGAAAGGGCAACAAGCTCCGAATTATATGGCTAATACAGAGTCATTTAAGGCGAAAAAGAGGTCTCAGAGCGCTCCAAGACAAAGGGGAGAGGCAAGTCCAAGTCCAAGGAACAGTTTGAGTGGGGTTGGGATGTCCAAGATTCATTTAAAGAATGCTGTCATGGCTAAGCTTGAAATGTCCGCAGAGTTTTGTAACCCACACAAGATGAGACACACATAG